From the Campylobacter sp. MIT 99-7217 genome, the window TATAAATGTCTTAGCACAAAATCATTCCAGCAAGGAAATTCAAATCATTATGCCAAAAGATAGCATTATGAAAGAGCATATCGCCCCTTATGATATCAGTGTTCAGCTTTTACAAGGTGAGCTTGAATTTGTTGTAAAAGATGAGAAGTTTTTACTCAAAGAGCTTGATATGATTTGTCTTGAAGCAAAGATTCCGCATTCTTTAAAAGCACTTCAAGATAGCATAGTGCGTTTAAGTTTGGCAAAAAGCGATGATGTTGCTAGGGTGAGCAAGGTTTTAAAGCTTTGATTGTTGTGCTTGGGCAAGTTTTGATTTAAGTGTTGCACTTTTACTAAAGCCTATCAGTTCTTCTGTAGTTTTTATGTGTCTTGGCAGTTTTGAAAGGCAGTATTTTAAAATTTCACTTGCTGCTAGAGCATCGCTTAAGGCTCTGTGATGAGGGGTATTGATATTTAAAATTTCTTTCAAGCTATCAAGTCCGTATCTTTCTGATAAGATGATTCTGCGAGCAAGCTCTATGGTGCAAAGCTTTTTGTTTAAAAGTATGCCAAAATCACAAGCACTTAAAGAGCTTGATATAAAATTATAGTCAAAATTTACATTATGAGCTACGAAAATACTATCTTTAAGGAAGATTCTAAATTCATTAAGCACGCTAGCAAGGCTTGGAGCGTTTTTTAGCATGGTGAGATTTATACCTGTAAGCTCTTCGATATTTGGCGGTATATCAGTAGCTTTTATAAGGCTTTGAAAGCGGGCGATCTCTTTTGAGTTTTGAATTTTAACAGCACCAATTTCTATGATCTGCCCACTTCTAATGCTTCCACTTGTTTCTATATCCACTACGCAAAAAATTTCTTCTTTGATCTTGGTTGTTCTTGTCTTTAAAGAAATTTCATTATTAGCATTAAGGAAAATTCCAAGTCCTAAAAGCTCCAACATATCAAGATCAAAATCCATAAATTCAAGTTCTTCGATCTTAGAAATTTCTTCTTTGAGCCAATTATAAGGCTTACTTTCTTTGCCAAGCTTAGCGATTAGCTCATCAATTTGTTGTCTGCTCAAAATTCAAGCTTTAAAGATGAAATGGCTGTTTTATAGTCTTTTGAGGAAAAAATATAGCTTCCAGCTACTAAAATATCAGCTCCAGCTTCTTCTAAATTTGAAGCATTAAGTCCATTTACTCCCCCATCAACCTCGATAAAAACCTTTGCAT encodes:
- a CDS encoding cupin domain-containing protein, encoding MQVISWKNENFTQKDISINVLAQNHSSKEIQIIMPKDSIMKEHIAPYDISVQLLQGELEFVVKDEKFLLKELDMICLEAKIPHSLKALQDSIVRLSLAKSDDVARVSKVLKL
- a CDS encoding 3'-5' exonuclease, with translation MSRQQIDELIAKLGKESKPYNWLKEEISKIEELEFMDFDLDMLELLGLGIFLNANNEISLKTRTTKIKEEIFCVVDIETSGSIRSGQIIEIGAVKIQNSKEIARFQSLIKATDIPPNIEELTGINLTMLKNAPSLASVLNEFRIFLKDSIFVAHNVNFDYNFISSSLSACDFGILLNKKLCTIELARRIILSERYGLDSLKEILNINTPHHRALSDALAASEILKYCLSKLPRHIKTTEELIGFSKSATLKSKLAQAQQSKL